One genomic segment of Streptomyces sp. RerS4 includes these proteins:
- a CDS encoding TerD family protein, which produces MSGVRKTLAKVEIALRWDPSAAGEPPHDLDIVAAVYAAADPHGEPVHLVHFGSRSPDGTISLGRDSRTGQGFGFDEVMVLELDRMAPELGRVVVGVVIQDAGVGGPAPLRKTFAAVPGTGLRIRAGYDDLATADFAEVADATAATVAEFTRDGSGGWSLEARPRGFDADAQEFARVMGAARA; this is translated from the coding sequence GTGAGTGGAGTACGCAAGACCCTGGCCAAGGTGGAGATCGCGTTGCGCTGGGACCCCAGCGCGGCCGGCGAGCCCCCGCACGACCTGGACATCGTCGCGGCGGTGTACGCCGCCGCGGACCCGCACGGGGAGCCCGTCCACCTCGTGCACTTCGGCAGCCGGTCCCCGGACGGCACCATCAGCCTGGGTCGGGACAGCCGGACCGGACAGGGCTTCGGGTTCGACGAGGTGATGGTGCTCGAACTGGACCGGATGGCCCCCGAGTTGGGCCGGGTGGTGGTCGGCGTCGTGATCCAGGACGCGGGCGTCGGCGGCCCGGCGCCGCTGCGCAAGACGTTCGCCGCCGTGCCCGGCACGGGGCTGCGTATCCGCGCCGGCTACGACGACCTCGCCACGGCGGACTTCGCCGAGGTCGCGGACGCCACGGCGGCCACCGTCGCCGAGTTCACGCGCGACGGCTCGGGCGGCTGGTCGTTGGAGGCCCGGCCGCGGGGGTTCGACGCGGACGCGCAGGAGTTCGCCCGGGTCATGGGCGCGGCCCGCGCCTGA